In Urechidicola croceus, a single window of DNA contains:
- the fdhD gene encoding formate dehydrogenase accessory sulfurtransferase FdhD produces MQSSKYEAIKSSINKNSKVLDSVVIEAPLQININSESYTVVMRTPGDDTELIRGLLYAEDIYKENEDIAIEIIENTENHFTVINVSIPKHKLSNGYMNKRTLLSVSSCGICGKKELSDIEVKGIKLKSSQNFTTNDLKHMFEELKKYQNLFSETGASHASALFDEHFSLLTIKEDIGRHNTVDKVIGSLLNQNKLNQSKFLIVSGRVSYEIVTKAFIAKIPTIIAVSGCSSLAIDFSKELGLNLIGFVRNSFYTTYN; encoded by the coding sequence ATGCAATCTTCAAAATACGAAGCAATTAAAAGTTCAATAAATAAAAACTCTAAAGTTTTAGATTCAGTTGTTATTGAGGCTCCGTTACAAATTAATATTAACAGTGAATCGTATACTGTTGTTATGAGAACACCTGGAGATGATACTGAATTAATTAGAGGTCTTTTGTATGCTGAAGATATTTATAAAGAAAATGAGGATATTGCAATTGAAATAATTGAAAATACAGAAAATCATTTTACAGTTATAAACGTATCAATTCCGAAACATAAATTAAGTAACGGATATATGAATAAAAGAACACTTTTATCTGTATCATCTTGTGGAATATGTGGTAAAAAAGAGCTGAGTGATATTGAAGTAAAAGGAATTAAACTTAAATCTTCGCAAAATTTCACAACGAATGATTTAAAACACATGTTTGAAGAATTAAAAAAATATCAAAATTTATTTTCTGAAACAGGTGCTTCACATGCCTCTGCATTATTTGATGAACATTTTTCATTATTAACAATCAAGGAAGATATTGGTCGTCATAATACCGTTGATAAGGTTATAGGTAGTTTATTGAACCAAAATAAACTGAATCAATCAAAATTTTTAATTGTTAGTGGTCGAGTTTCTTATGAAATTGTAACTAAAGCATTTATTGCAAAGATTCCGACTATAATAGCAGTTTCAGGATGTTCATCACTAGCAATTGACTTTTCAAAAGAACTAGGTTTAAATTTAATTGGGTTTGTAAGAAATTCATTCTACACAACATATAATTAA
- a CDS encoding HD family phosphohydrolase yields the protein MKKIVNQLLQNHSLIYKVILYVLMVVLIVFLFPKGGKFKYDYFKGKPWQYENYIAPFNFAIQKSQEEINKEILDIERNSKLYFSYNQSIVSKVKNSFLQQLNRNPFTEDIDELLRDKGISIIDKVYKYGFIDNESIQKLSTADELVTIRKGTLAIDVQQKDLIKSSQLLQLINRNLQDVSSVETKNLLLNILSNVIEPNISFDENFTQKVKQDAIDNISYTKGFVAENELIILKGDIVEGKKIEALNSIKSELESQVWSKSNYNWVVFGYSILVALALLMLFLFLRKYRRDIFDDNNKITLIFLNILLIVFLVTIVVKYDAKYVYAVPLCILPIILKAFFDARLGLFTHVLTVLLLGFIVPNSFEFIFLQIIAGIVTILTVSELYKRVNLFVSIGQITMIYMIAYVAFTIIQEGNANDLNLFYFGLFAFNGILAFLATILIFVYERIFGLVSDVSLLELSNTNSTLLRELAEKAPGTFQHSMQVANLAEAVANEIGANSMLVRTGALYHDIGKLNNPMYFTENQSTSVNPHNDLSNYDSAKIIIDHVLDGIEIAKKYRLPDRIIDFIRTHHGTSLVYYFYMQEKSENPDSVNIDEFRYPGPNPFSKETAILMMCDAAEAASKSLKEPTAQAIDKLIDTIVSKQMKEGQFMNANITFKDLELVKKILKKKLKNIYHLRIEYPE from the coding sequence ATGAAGAAAATTGTGAATCAATTATTGCAAAATCACTCATTAATATATAAGGTTATTTTATATGTATTAATGGTTGTTTTAATAGTGTTTTTATTTCCAAAGGGAGGGAAGTTTAAATATGACTATTTTAAAGGAAAGCCATGGCAGTATGAAAATTATATTGCACCTTTTAACTTTGCAATTCAAAAATCTCAAGAAGAAATTAATAAGGAAATACTCGATATAGAGCGAAATTCTAAATTATATTTTTCATATAATCAATCAATAGTTTCAAAAGTAAAAAATAGTTTCCTTCAACAATTAAATAGAAATCCATTTACTGAAGATATAGACGAATTGCTTAGAGATAAGGGAATTTCGATTATTGATAAAGTTTATAAATATGGTTTCATTGACAACGAGAGTATCCAAAAATTAAGTACTGCAGATGAGTTAGTAACAATACGGAAAGGAACATTGGCAATTGATGTACAACAGAAGGATTTAATCAAATCTAGCCAACTCTTACAACTCATAAATAGGAATCTACAAGACGTTTCTTCTGTTGAAACAAAAAATTTATTGTTAAATATTCTGTCTAATGTAATTGAGCCTAATATTTCTTTTGATGAAAATTTCACTCAAAAAGTTAAGCAAGATGCAATAGATAATATTTCATACACAAAAGGTTTTGTTGCTGAAAATGAGTTGATTATATTGAAGGGAGATATTGTTGAAGGGAAAAAAATTGAAGCATTAAATTCTATAAAAAGTGAATTAGAATCTCAAGTTTGGAGTAAATCCAATTATAATTGGGTTGTTTTTGGATATTCAATTTTAGTTGCTTTAGCATTACTAATGTTATTTCTTTTCTTAAGAAAATATAGAAGAGATATTTTTGATGATAATAATAAAATCACTTTAATTTTTCTAAATATTTTACTGATAGTTTTTTTAGTAACAATAGTTGTGAAATATGATGCTAAGTATGTATACGCAGTCCCATTATGTATTTTACCTATAATTTTGAAGGCGTTTTTTGATGCTCGATTAGGGCTGTTTACGCATGTATTGACAGTTTTACTTTTAGGTTTTATAGTGCCAAATAGTTTTGAGTTTATTTTTTTACAAATAATAGCAGGAATTGTAACAATACTAACTGTTTCAGAATTGTATAAAAGGGTGAATCTTTTTGTTTCAATAGGACAAATCACAATGATATACATGATTGCTTATGTTGCATTTACAATTATTCAAGAAGGAAATGCAAATGATTTAAATTTATTTTATTTTGGATTATTTGCATTTAACGGAATTTTAGCATTCTTGGCTACTATTTTAATATTTGTTTATGAACGCATATTCGGTTTGGTGTCTGATGTATCATTGTTAGAATTGTCAAACACCAATTCCACCTTACTACGTGAGTTAGCAGAAAAGGCTCCAGGAACATTTCAGCACTCTATGCAAGTAGCGAATTTGGCCGAAGCAGTTGCAAATGAAATTGGTGCAAACTCTATGTTGGTTCGAACAGGTGCATTATACCATGATATTGGAAAATTAAATAACCCAATGTATTTTACTGAAAATCAATCTACAAGTGTAAATCCTCATAATGATTTATCAAACTATGATAGTGCTAAAATTATAATTGATCATGTATTAGATGGAATTGAAATTGCAAAAAAATATAGATTGCCAGATAGGATAATTGATTTTATAAGAACTCACCACGGAACAAGTTTAGTATATTATTTTTATATGCAAGAAAAAAGCGAAAATCCAGATTCAGTAAATATTGATGAATTCCGTTATCCTGGACCTAATCCATTTTCAAAGGAAACAGCAATATTAATGATGTGTGATGCTGCAGAAGCTGCTTCAAAGAGTTTAAAGGAGCCTACAGCTCAAGCAATAGATAAGTTAATTGATACTATTGTGTCAAAACAAATGAAAGAAGGACAATTTATGAATGCTAATATTACATTTAAAGATCTTGAATTGGTAAAAAAGATTTTAAAAAAGAAGTTGAAGAATATTTATCATCTAAGGATAGAATATCCAGAATAA
- a CDS encoding acetyl-CoA C-acyltransferase, giving the protein MNKDIVIVAMARTPIGSFMGSLSSVSATKLGATAIKGALNKIKLSPTMVDEVFMGNVVSAGLGQAPARQAAIFAGIPDTVPCTTINKVCSSGMKAIMFAAQAIQCGDAEIVVAGGMESMSRIPHYMDGRKSVKLGNIKVVDGLLIDGLTDVYNQQHMGNCGDLCAKEYNFSREDQDAFAIESYNRSTNAWNANKFDSEIVSVEIPQRKGEPILFSEDEEYKNVKIEKIPTLRPVFSPNGTVTAANASTLNDGAAALVLMSAEKASELNLKPLAKILSFADAAQEPKWFTTAPAKALPKALNKASLNISDVDYFELNEAFSVVGLANIKILDINSEKVNVNGGAVSLGHPLGMSGARIIMSLISVLEQNNGKIGAAGICNGGGGASAIVIQKI; this is encoded by the coding sequence ATGAATAAAGATATCGTTATAGTTGCAATGGCAAGAACTCCTATTGGTAGTTTTATGGGAAGTTTGTCTTCTGTTTCTGCAACTAAATTAGGTGCAACTGCAATAAAAGGCGCATTAAACAAAATAAAATTATCACCTACAATGGTTGATGAAGTATTTATGGGAAATGTTGTTTCTGCTGGTCTTGGTCAAGCACCTGCAAGGCAAGCAGCAATATTTGCAGGGATTCCAGATACCGTTCCTTGTACTACAATAAATAAAGTTTGCTCTTCTGGAATGAAAGCAATAATGTTTGCAGCACAAGCAATTCAATGCGGAGATGCTGAAATTGTAGTTGCAGGCGGTATGGAAAGTATGAGCCGAATTCCTCATTATATGGACGGTAGGAAAAGTGTGAAATTAGGCAACATAAAGGTTGTCGATGGTCTTTTAATTGATGGATTGACAGATGTGTATAATCAACAGCATATGGGTAATTGTGGTGATTTATGCGCAAAAGAATATAATTTTTCACGTGAAGATCAAGATGCTTTTGCGATTGAATCATATAACCGTTCCACTAATGCTTGGAATGCAAATAAATTTGATAGTGAAATTGTTTCTGTAGAAATTCCACAAAGAAAAGGAGAACCTATTCTATTTTCTGAAGATGAAGAATACAAAAATGTTAAAATAGAAAAAATACCAACTTTAAGACCTGTATTTTCTCCTAATGGTACTGTAACAGCTGCAAATGCCTCAACTTTAAATGATGGAGCTGCAGCATTGGTATTGATGAGTGCTGAAAAAGCATCAGAATTAAACTTAAAACCTTTAGCAAAAATTCTTTCTTTTGCTGATGCAGCTCAAGAACCAAAATGGTTTACTACTGCTCCAGCTAAAGCATTACCTAAGGCCCTTAATAAAGCATCCTTAAATATTAGTGATGTTGATTATTTTGAATTAAATGAAGCGTTTAGCGTTGTTGGACTTGCCAATATTAAAATTTTAGACATTAACTCTGAAAAAGTAAATGTAAACGGTGGTGCTGTTTCTCTTGGACATCCTTTAGGAATGTCTGGTGCAAGAATTATAATGTCTTTAATTTCGGTTCTTGAGCAAAATAATGGTAAAATCGGTGCGGCTGGAATATGTAATGGTGGTGGTGGTGCAAGCGCTATTGTAATTCAAAAAATATAA
- a CDS encoding C40 family peptidase produces the protein MQYGICNLSIVSLRFEPSDTSEMVSQVLFGEHFKVLEKRAKWSKIRIAFDNYEGWIDNKQYIEITEDKYQIIDKNPICLAGELVDFIDDKNQNLTPIPLGSSLPFFKDNELKVSESIYSYEGTVLSGILNKELLIKTAFMYLNSPYLWGGKTPFGIDCSGFTQMVYKLCGYRLLRDASQQATQGEVLSFIEESEPGDLAFFDNNEGTIVHVGIIMKDNYIIHAHGKVRIDRLDHSGIYNIDTHRHTHKLRVIKKII, from the coding sequence ATGCAATACGGAATTTGTAATTTAAGTATCGTTTCTCTTCGCTTTGAACCTAGCGATACAAGTGAAATGGTGTCTCAAGTACTTTTTGGTGAACATTTTAAAGTTCTTGAAAAACGTGCAAAATGGAGTAAAATTAGAATTGCATTTGACAATTATGAAGGCTGGATTGATAATAAACAATATATTGAGATAACTGAAGATAAATACCAAATTATTGATAAAAATCCTATATGCTTAGCAGGTGAATTAGTTGATTTTATTGATGATAAAAATCAAAATTTAACCCCTATTCCTTTAGGTTCTTCACTTCCTTTTTTTAAAGATAATGAACTTAAAGTTTCAGAAAGTATATATTCATATGAAGGAACAGTTTTATCTGGAATTTTAAATAAGGAATTACTTATAAAAACTGCTTTCATGTATTTAAATTCTCCATATTTATGGGGAGGTAAAACTCCTTTTGGTATAGATTGCTCTGGTTTTACTCAAATGGTTTATAAACTTTGTGGTTACAGACTTCTAAGAGATGCTTCCCAACAAGCTACACAAGGTGAAGTATTAAGTTTTATTGAAGAAAGTGAACCTGGAGATTTGGCTTTTTTTGATAATAATGAAGGAACCATCGTACATGTAGGTATTATTATGAAAGATAATTATATAATTCACGCCCATGGTAAAGTGAGGATTGACCGATTAGATCATAGTGGAATTTACAATATAGATACACATAGACACACTCATAAATTAAGAGTGATTAAAAAAATCATATAA
- a CDS encoding tetratricopeptide repeat protein, giving the protein MKTIIKNKKLQKQKIKVMFKKQLIMLSASLLISVAAFSQKKELKTVEKAVKNGDFTTALAAITQVEGLIANADLKSKAKFYFLKGQALFGKGTNEANTDKAIEAFNTLMQLEKDGSGTKYSTEAKSILDQIVTKISDRAREEFADAQANADVDGYKKASDSFFKVYELSPSDTTSLFSASYLGYFGQNYEKSLEGFEKLLELGFTGVTTIHKATSKVNGEPKYFGSAKEMDTQVKLGVYENPTTEVTKSKVSDIAKYMAFDYVGLGKNDEALAAIATARENNPDDYDLIISEANLYYKLGDNDKFIEKLEEAISLNPDNAELHYNVGTLSMEANDLDKAKKHLSKAVELDPTHADAYNNLGNLVLKKLKAVEEEMNANAMNFAKYDQIKVEKFLPILNEAMPYLEKAYELKPSEFTKKQLNSLYENLGLDKKIE; this is encoded by the coding sequence ATGAAAACAATAATCAAGAATAAAAAATTACAAAAACAAAAAATCAAAGTCATGTTTAAAAAACAACTAATTATGCTGTCGGCTTCATTACTAATAAGTGTTGCAGCATTTTCACAAAAAAAAGAATTAAAAACTGTTGAGAAGGCTGTTAAAAATGGAGATTTTACAACAGCATTAGCTGCAATTACTCAAGTTGAAGGTTTAATTGCTAATGCCGATTTAAAGTCAAAAGCTAAGTTCTACTTTTTGAAAGGTCAAGCTTTATTTGGTAAAGGAACTAATGAAGCAAATACTGATAAGGCTATTGAGGCATTTAATACATTAATGCAATTAGAAAAAGATGGTAGTGGAACAAAATACTCTACTGAAGCTAAGTCAATTTTAGATCAAATAGTAACTAAAATTAGTGATAGAGCTAGAGAAGAATTTGCTGATGCACAGGCTAATGCAGATGTTGATGGTTACAAAAAAGCGTCTGATAGTTTTTTCAAAGTTTATGAGTTATCACCATCAGATACTACTTCTTTATTTTCAGCGTCTTATTTAGGTTATTTTGGTCAAAATTATGAAAAATCTTTAGAAGGTTTTGAAAAGTTACTAGAGTTAGGTTTTACAGGAGTTACAACAATTCATAAGGCAACTAGTAAAGTAAATGGAGAACCAAAATATTTTGGATCAGCAAAAGAAATGGATACTCAAGTAAAATTGGGTGTTTATGAAAATCCAACTACTGAAGTAACAAAATCTAAAGTTAGCGATATTGCAAAATATATGGCATTTGATTATGTTGGACTAGGTAAAAATGATGAGGCTTTAGCTGCAATAGCTACTGCAAGAGAAAATAACCCTGATGATTATGATTTGATTATCAGTGAAGCAAACTTATACTATAAATTAGGTGATAATGATAAATTTATCGAAAAATTGGAAGAGGCAATTAGTTTAAATCCTGATAATGCTGAATTACATTATAACGTTGGGACTTTAAGCATGGAGGCTAATGACCTAGATAAAGCAAAAAAACATTTATCAAAAGCAGTTGAATTAGACCCTACTCATGCTGATGCTTATAATAACTTAGGAAACTTAGTTTTAAAAAAGTTAAAAGCAGTTGAAGAAGAAATGAATGCTAACGCTATGAATTTTGCAAAGTATGATCAAATTAAAGTTGAGAAGTTTCTTCCTATTCTTAATGAGGCTATGCCATATTTAGAAAAAGCATACGAATTAAAACCATCTGAATTTACTAAAAAACAGTTGAATAGTTTATATGAAAATTTAGGGTTAGACAAAAAAATAGAATAA
- the gyrA gene encoding DNA gyrase subunit A, whose protein sequence is MADGEKLIPINIEDEMKSAYIDYSMSVIVSRALPDVRDGLKPVHRRVLFGMHELGIKATGAYKKSARIVGEVLGKYHPHGDTSVYDSMVRMAQNWSVRYMMVDGQGNFGSVDGDSPAAMRYTEVRMQKISEEMLSDIEKETVDTRLNFDDTLSEPTVLPTRIPNLLVNGASGIAVGMATNMAPHNLTEVINGTVAYIENNDITIDELMEHIKAPDFPTGGIIYGYDGVKSAFHTGRGRIVMRAKANFEEVNGRECIIVTEIPYQVNKADMIKKTADLVNEKKLDGIANIRDESDRKGMRVVYVLKRDAIPNVVLNKLFKYTALQTSFSVNNIALVNGRPEQLNLKQLIHHFVEHRHDVILRRTKFDLNKAEARAHILEGLIIASDNIDEVIKIIRASNNADEARENLIKRFELTEIQAKAIVEMRLRQLTGLEQDKLRAEYDEVMKTIADLKDILANEPRRYQIIKDELIAIGEKYGDDRRSVIEYAGGDLSIEDMIPDTKVVVTISHAGYVKRTNLDEYKVQNRGGRGQKGVATRNEDFLEHLFVGTNHQYMLFFTQKGKVFWMRVFEIPEGGKSSKGRAIQNLVNIEPDDKVKAFLVTQDLKDEDYINNNYVIMATKKGQVKKTSLEQYSRPRTNGINAITIREGDELLEAKLTNGNSQVMLALKSGKSIRFEESKTRPMGRNASGVRGITLANENDEVVGMIAVNDDESNVLVVSENGYGKRSSLEDYRITNRGGKGVKTISVTEKTGALVAIKNVTDDDDLMIINKSGITIRMAVSDLRVMGRATQGVKLINIKGDDSIAAVAKVMHEEEELEENGNEIENGTEIENTESDENNNQE, encoded by the coding sequence ATGGCAGACGGAGAAAAACTGATACCAATTAATATTGAAGATGAAATGAAATCAGCTTACATCGATTACTCGATGTCAGTTATTGTTTCGAGAGCATTACCTGATGTAAGAGATGGTTTAAAACCAGTTCATAGAAGGGTGCTTTTTGGTATGCATGAGTTAGGAATTAAAGCAACAGGAGCGTATAAGAAATCAGCAAGAATTGTTGGAGAAGTTTTAGGTAAATATCACCCACATGGTGATACTTCGGTATATGATTCAATGGTGCGAATGGCACAAAATTGGAGTGTACGTTATATGATGGTTGATGGTCAAGGGAACTTTGGTTCAGTTGATGGTGATAGCCCTGCAGCGATGCGTTATACTGAGGTTAGAATGCAGAAAATTTCTGAGGAAATGTTATCTGATATAGAAAAAGAAACTGTTGATACTCGATTAAACTTTGATGATACATTAAGTGAACCTACGGTATTACCAACTCGTATTCCAAATTTATTGGTAAATGGAGCTTCTGGTATAGCAGTAGGTATGGCAACAAACATGGCTCCTCATAATTTAACTGAGGTAATTAATGGTACTGTTGCATATATTGAAAATAACGATATCACAATTGATGAGTTGATGGAACACATCAAAGCACCAGATTTTCCGACAGGAGGAATTATATATGGATATGATGGTGTAAAAAGTGCATTTCATACAGGTCGAGGAAGAATTGTAATGCGGGCAAAAGCCAACTTTGAAGAGGTTAATGGTCGTGAATGTATTATTGTTACGGAGATTCCTTATCAAGTGAATAAGGCAGACATGATTAAGAAAACTGCCGACTTGGTAAATGAAAAGAAATTAGACGGTATTGCAAATATTCGTGATGAATCAGATAGAAAAGGTATGCGTGTTGTATATGTTTTAAAACGTGATGCAATTCCTAATGTAGTATTAAATAAATTATTTAAATATACAGCATTACAAACATCATTCAGTGTAAATAATATAGCACTTGTAAATGGTCGTCCTGAGCAATTAAACCTAAAACAACTTATACATCATTTCGTAGAGCATCGTCATGATGTAATATTAAGAAGAACGAAGTTTGATTTAAATAAAGCTGAAGCAAGAGCTCATATACTTGAAGGTTTAATTATAGCATCTGACAATATTGATGAGGTAATTAAAATTATTCGTGCTTCTAATAATGCTGATGAAGCTCGTGAGAATTTAATTAAGCGATTTGAATTGACAGAAATTCAGGCTAAAGCAATTGTTGAAATGCGTTTGCGTCAATTGACTGGTTTAGAGCAGGATAAATTACGTGCTGAATATGACGAAGTTATGAAAACTATCGCTGATTTAAAAGATATTTTGGCAAATGAACCAAGACGCTATCAAATTATTAAAGATGAGTTGATTGCAATAGGTGAGAAATATGGTGATGATCGTCGCTCTGTAATTGAATATGCTGGAGGAGACTTGAGTATTGAAGATATGATTCCTGATACGAAAGTAGTAGTAACTATTTCTCATGCAGGTTATGTAAAGCGTACAAATCTTGATGAATATAAAGTTCAAAATAGAGGAGGACGGGGTCAAAAAGGTGTTGCAACACGTAACGAAGATTTCTTAGAACACTTATTTGTAGGAACCAATCATCAATATATGTTATTCTTCACTCAAAAAGGAAAAGTGTTTTGGATGCGTGTATTTGAAATTCCAGAAGGAGGTAAGAGTTCAAAAGGTAGAGCAATACAAAATCTTGTAAATATTGAGCCAGATGATAAAGTAAAAGCATTTTTGGTAACTCAAGATTTAAAAGATGAAGATTACATTAATAATAATTATGTAATCATGGCAACCAAAAAAGGTCAAGTTAAAAAGACATCTTTAGAACAATATTCACGACCAAGAACAAATGGTATCAATGCTATAACTATTCGTGAAGGAGATGAATTATTAGAAGCAAAATTAACAAATGGTAATAGTCAAGTAATGTTAGCATTGAAATCGGGTAAATCTATTCGATTTGAAGAAAGTAAAACTAGACCAATGGGTAGAAATGCTTCTGGTGTTCGTGGAATTACTTTAGCAAATGAAAATGACGAAGTTGTAGGAATGATTGCTGTTAATGATGACGAATCTAATGTATTAGTAGTTTCAGAAAATGGATATGGTAAACGTTCTTCTTTAGAAGATTATCGTATTACAAATAGAGGAGGAAAAGGTGTGAAAACTATTAGTGTAACCGAAAAAACAGGAGCATTAGTAGCTATAAAGAATGTTACAGATGATGATGATTTAATGATTATCAATAAATCGGGAATTACAATTCGTATGGCTGTTTCTGATTTGCGTGTTATGGGTAGAGCAACACAAGGAGTTAAATTGATTAATATTAAAGGTGATGACTCAATTGCTGCTGTCGCCAAAGTAATGCATGAAGAAGAAGAATTAGAGGAAAATGGCAATGAAATAGAAAATGGCACGGAAATTGAAAATACCGAGTCAGATGAAAACAATAATCAAGAATAA